The Cellulophaga sp. L1A9 genome window below encodes:
- the atpD gene encoding F0F1 ATP synthase subunit beta, translating to MATVLKNNYSRSILGKVVAVRGSVVDIWFDKDLPSVNTLIYTGPDNTIAIEVLSQLDDHRIRGIALTPTQGLARGMKAETDGGELTVPVGKEIMGRMFDVFGNTIDHGEALPELPRKSVHQLPPPLSKRSTKSEIFETGIKAIDVMVPLQHGGNAGLFGGAGVGKTVLLTEMIHNMVGYHQGISMFCGIGERCREGHELYHDMKKADVLKDMVMMFGQMNEPPGARFRVGHAALTMAEYFRDDEHRDVLLLIDNVFRFIQAGMEVSGLMGQMPSRLGYQPTLGTELSKLEERIANTDTGAITSIQAVYVPADDLTDPAAVHTFSHLSASITLSRKRAGEGLFPAIDLLQSSSKMATPGVIGERHYHLLQHIKQTLAQYEELKDIIAMLGLEQLSVADRAIVNRARRLERFFTQPFFTTEQFSGLKGKGVKLEDALVGCERILNDEFKDLPESAFYMVGTIEEAIEKAKKEPKKEEKRPEGANTSATQKET from the coding sequence ATGGCAACGGTCTTGAAAAATAATTATAGTAGGTCTATTTTAGGTAAAGTAGTTGCCGTACGTGGAAGTGTGGTAGATATTTGGTTCGACAAGGATTTGCCTTCTGTGAATACGTTAATATATACAGGGCCGGATAATACTATTGCTATTGAGGTTTTATCGCAATTAGACGACCATAGGATTAGAGGGATAGCCTTAACTCCAACACAAGGTTTGGCAAGGGGAATGAAAGCCGAAACAGATGGTGGGGAATTAACTGTACCGGTAGGTAAAGAGATCATGGGGCGTATGTTTGATGTGTTTGGGAATACGATTGACCATGGAGAGGCTCTGCCGGAACTGCCACGCAAAAGTGTACACCAATTGCCACCACCCTTATCAAAACGATCTACAAAATCTGAAATTTTTGAAACAGGAATAAAAGCTATAGACGTAATGGTACCCTTACAACATGGTGGTAATGCAGGTTTATTTGGTGGTGCGGGTGTTGGTAAAACAGTATTACTTACAGAGATGATTCATAATATGGTGGGATATCACCAAGGTATAAGTATGTTTTGTGGTATAGGAGAACGTTGCCGTGAAGGGCATGAACTGTACCATGATATGAAAAAGGCCGATGTATTGAAAGATATGGTGATGATGTTTGGACAAATGAACGAACCCCCCGGAGCTCGTTTTCGAGTGGGTCATGCTGCTTTAACTATGGCAGAATATTTTAGAGATGATGAACATCGTGATGTGCTTTTGCTTATTGACAATGTGTTTCGTTTTATTCAAGCGGGAATGGAAGTTTCGGGTCTTATGGGGCAAATGCCTTCAAGATTAGGCTATCAGCCTACTTTAGGTACGGAGCTTTCAAAATTAGAAGAACGGATTGCCAATACAGATACAGGAGCAATTACAAGTATACAGGCTGTCTATGTACCTGCGGATGACCTTACGGATCCTGCTGCGGTACATACTTTTTCGCACCTTTCTGCCTCCATCACGTTATCTAGAAAAAGGGCAGGCGAAGGGCTTTTTCCAGCGATAGATTTATTGCAGTCTAGTTCTAAAATGGCTACGCCAGGTGTTATTGGAGAACGCCATTATCACCTATTACAACACATTAAGCAAACCTTGGCTCAATATGAAGAGCTAAAAGATATTATAGCCATGTTAGGTTTAGAACAGCTTTCTGTCGCGGATCGTGCTATTGTAAACCGCGCTAGACGTTTAGAACGGTTTTTTACACAGCCTTTCTTTACAACGGAGCAGTTTAGCGGACTTAAAGGAAAAGGAGTAAAATTAGAAGATGCTCTTGTGGGGTGTGAGCGTATTCTCAACGATGAATTTAAAGATTTACCCGAAAGTGCTTTTTATATGGTAGGTACTATTGAAGAAGCTATAGAAAAGGCTAAAAAAGAACCAAAGAAAGAAGAAAAGAGGCCTGAAGGGGCAAATACAAGTGCAACTCAAAAAGAGACTTAG
- a CDS encoding F0F1 ATP synthase subunit epsilon, whose protein sequence is MELHILLPFKIFLKISGVRRIVVATNAGSYGFLPQRLDCVAALVPGILMYETKEGNENYIAVDEGILTKRDKNVEISVRNAIAGANLGKLRDAVESQFVNLDEEEREVRKAVAKLESEFIQGIRKLHQS, encoded by the coding sequence ATGGAGTTACATATTTTACTTCCGTTTAAGATATTTCTGAAAATTTCAGGAGTACGGCGCATTGTGGTAGCTACGAATGCAGGTTCGTACGGTTTTTTACCGCAGCGGTTAGATTGTGTTGCCGCTTTGGTTCCTGGTATCTTGATGTATGAGACAAAGGAAGGCAACGAAAACTATATCGCCGTAGATGAGGGGATACTGACGAAAAGAGATAAGAATGTAGAAATATCCGTTAGAAATGCAATTGCTGGAGCAAATTTAGGGAAGCTGAGAGATGCCGTAGAAAGCCAGTTTGTGAATTTAGATGAAGAAGAAAGAGAGGTGCGTAAGGCGGTTGCAAAATTAGAAAGCGAATTTATTCAAGGGATTAGAAAACTGCATCAATCATGA
- a CDS encoding AtpZ/AtpI family protein, producing the protein MSYNSDDKKREKGFLAEVESKERQMLEARDEEKRSEWRGFGTFGMIGWSVAVPTVLGAVLGMWLDDRYPQTFSWTLTLLIAGLFTGCALAWQWIDKENTAMHEHKKKRDE; encoded by the coding sequence ATGAGTTATAATAGCGATGATAAGAAAAGAGAGAAGGGCTTTTTAGCGGAAGTCGAAAGTAAAGAACGGCAAATGTTAGAAGCTCGAGATGAGGAAAAAAGGAGTGAATGGAGAGGCTTCGGGACTTTTGGTATGATAGGTTGGTCCGTTGCTGTCCCAACAGTACTTGGGGCGGTATTAGGAATGTGGTTGGATGATAGGTATCCACAAACCTTTTCGTGGACCTTAACCTTATTAATCGCAGGACTATTTACAGGTTGCGCTCTGGCTTGGCAGTGGATAGACAAAGAAAATACAGCAATGCACGAACATAAAAAGAAAAGAGATGAGTAA
- a CDS encoding ATP synthase subunit I, which yields MSNLISVLLGFFGGTAIGALFFGGLWFTTKKMLTSKWPALMYLGSLILRVGFTLLGFYYIGQDDWKIMLIGLLGFISMRFIVLRMTRTENLEPIELDKEY from the coding sequence ATGAGTAATTTAATAAGCGTTTTATTGGGTTTTTTTGGAGGAACTGCCATCGGGGCTTTATTTTTTGGTGGTCTTTGGTTTACAACAAAGAAAATGTTGACATCAAAATGGCCAGCATTAATGTATCTGGGAAGTTTGATTCTTAGGGTAGGGTTTACGCTTTTGGGATTCTATTATATAGGTCAAGATGATTGGAAAATTATGTTAATAGGTCTCTTGGGTTTTATAAGTATGAGATTCATTGTCCTTCGGATGACTAGAACAGAAAACTTAGAACCGATTGAATTAGATAAAGAATACTAA
- a CDS encoding F0F1 ATP synthase subunit A: MELSPDETIFWQNGFVTINLTLVTTWVLMFVLVLASVLVTRKLRTDLKISRWQCILEMLVTGMNQQIKEVGLKKSEKFIGFIGTLFIFIAFANLCIIFPGYEPPTSSLSTTAALAICVFLATPFFGISESGILGYLKTYIEPTFIMLPFNIISELSRTLALAVRLFGNIMSGGLIVTILLSIAPLFFPVLMTILGLITGIIQAYIFSILATVYIAAATEESDKKKARIKKIKQKSVIVTETK; the protein is encoded by the coding sequence ATGGAACTAAGTCCTGACGAAACAATTTTTTGGCAAAATGGCTTTGTAACCATCAATCTTACATTGGTTACCACCTGGGTACTTATGTTTGTATTGGTACTAGCATCTGTTTTGGTAACCAGAAAACTGCGTACCGATTTAAAAATATCGCGGTGGCAATGCATTTTGGAGATGCTGGTAACAGGAATGAACCAACAGATAAAAGAAGTAGGGTTAAAGAAGTCTGAGAAATTTATTGGGTTTATAGGAACCTTATTTATTTTTATCGCCTTTGCCAATTTGTGTATTATTTTTCCGGGTTATGAACCTCCTACGAGTTCATTATCTACAACTGCAGCTTTGGCCATTTGTGTTTTTCTAGCAACTCCTTTTTTCGGAATTTCAGAAAGTGGTATTCTAGGGTACTTAAAAACCTATATAGAACCAACATTTATTATGCTTCCTTTTAATATAATTAGTGAATTGTCTCGTACGTTGGCACTTGCGGTTCGTCTCTTTGGTAATATTATGAGCGGGGGTCTTATTGTGACTATTCTTTTAAGTATAGCTCCCTTATTTTTCCCGGTACTAATGACTATTTTAGGTCTTATAACAGGGATTATACAAGCGTATATATTTAGCATTTTGGCAACTGTTTATATTGCCGCTGCGACAGAAGAATCAGACAAAAAGAAGGCAAGAATCAAGAAAATAAAACAAAAATCTGTAATAGTAACAGAGACAAAATAA
- a CDS encoding F0F1 ATP synthase subunit C, producing MDNATIIAMVSIITAGITTGIGCMIPALGQGKSISTALSSMAQQPDASQTVTRTLFVGLAMLESLAIYCFVISMILIFANPFWNHFIA from the coding sequence ATGGACAATGCTACAATAATCGCAATGGTATCTATCATTACTGCCGGAATAACAACAGGAATTGGCTGTATGATACCCGCTTTAGGTCAGGGTAAATCTATTTCAACAGCGTTAAGTTCAATGGCCCAACAGCCCGATGCAAGTCAGACCGTTACGCGTACACTATTTGTGGGTCTTGCTATGCTTGAATCATTAGCAATCTATTGTTTTGTGATTTCAATGATCTTGATTTTCGCAAATCCTTTCTGGAACCATTTCATCGCTTAA
- a CDS encoding F0F1 ATP synthase subunit B, translating into MKIDWFTVIAQIINFMVLMWLLKRFLYKPILASIDERETKIKNQLLDAESQKKEAAQAKDEFNHKNEIFNKEKDELMQKAASEAKIEGDTLKENARKEAIALKQKLEKAFTEDQAIKNNDMAKRIGNEVLDIARKALTDLSSASLEAQTLAVFLKRIHELKDTEKVNFSEALKGGEPILVQSAFALSTNQQTSIEKTVKELLKTENSFEFKTQPELINGIEILANGYKLSWSISDYLKSFEENAETAKGLN; encoded by the coding sequence ATGAAAATCGACTGGTTTACTGTAATAGCCCAAATCATCAATTTCATGGTGCTAATGTGGTTATTGAAACGTTTTCTTTATAAACCCATATTAGCTTCTATAGATGAACGAGAAACGAAGATAAAGAACCAACTCTTGGATGCTGAATCTCAGAAAAAAGAAGCGGCTCAAGCTAAAGATGAATTCAACCATAAAAACGAAATTTTCAATAAAGAGAAGGATGAGTTGATGCAAAAGGCAGCTTCAGAAGCCAAAATTGAAGGTGATACATTAAAGGAAAATGCGAGAAAAGAAGCTATTGCGCTTAAGCAAAAATTAGAAAAGGCATTTACGGAGGATCAAGCTATAAAAAACAATGATATGGCTAAACGGATAGGAAATGAGGTTCTTGATATTGCAAGAAAAGCTTTGACAGATCTTTCCTCAGCCAGTTTAGAAGCGCAAACTTTAGCTGTATTTTTAAAAAGAATTCACGAACTGAAAGATACGGAAAAAGTAAATTTTTCAGAAGCTCTCAAAGGAGGAGAACCCATTTTGGTACAAAGTGCTTTTGCATTATCTACCAATCAACAAACTTCAATAGAGAAAACTGTAAAAGAGTTGTTGAAAACAGAAAATTCATTTGAGTTTAAAACCCAACCAGAATTGATCAACGGGATTGAGATTTTGGCCAATGGGTATAAACTTTCTTGGAGTATCTCTGATTATTTAAAGTCTTTTGAAGAAAATGCTGAAACAGCTAAAGGCTTAAATTAG
- a CDS encoding alternate F1F0 ATPase, F1 subunit alpha, which translates to MGATDYKGLVNDTFEKLAKHRENHEFKLAPKEVGRVTSVSAGVVKVSGLPNAGYEELLKFPGNLYGIAFNIDEDEIGVILLGEDSDLNAGDLVERTNRVMDVPVGKALLGRVIGPLGEPMDDKGTISFEKRLPIERSATPIMDRSGVSVPLQTGIKVIDALIPIGRGQRELILGDRQTGKTAIALDTIVNQKDKDVICVYCAIGQRASAVAKVIADLKENGAMEYTIVMVTEGNDSPGLQYIAPYAATSIAEYFMQIGKDVLIVYDDLTNHARAYRELSLLLKRPPGREAFPGDIFYIHSRLLERSTHLSAALGGGSLTALPIIETEAQNISAYIPTNLISITDGQIYLSPKQFELGILPAVEVGKSVSRVGGKAQLPAYRAIAGDLKLGFSQFEELETFARFGSHLDEETKNVIEHGKRIREVLKQNELQPLSVTEQIGILLALTHGLFDSIALENMREAEKAVIKSIATLPEAIQKSFYDPEGVNDAGRESMLTAAKTALEEFQKTT; encoded by the coding sequence ATGGGCGCAACAGATTATAAGGGTTTAGTAAACGACACGTTTGAAAAACTAGCAAAACATAGAGAAAATCACGAATTTAAGCTTGCCCCAAAAGAAGTAGGTCGTGTTACTAGCGTTTCTGCTGGAGTGGTAAAAGTATCGGGGCTACCTAATGCAGGGTATGAGGAACTTTTGAAATTTCCTGGCAATTTATATGGTATTGCATTTAATATTGATGAGGATGAAATTGGAGTTATCCTTTTAGGGGAAGATTCTGATTTAAATGCGGGTGATCTTGTTGAACGAACAAATCGGGTAATGGATGTTCCTGTGGGTAAAGCACTTCTTGGAAGAGTCATTGGGCCTTTGGGTGAGCCTATGGATGATAAAGGGACTATTTCTTTTGAAAAAAGACTGCCAATTGAACGGAGCGCAACCCCCATTATGGATCGTTCAGGGGTAAGCGTACCATTACAAACGGGAATTAAAGTTATAGACGCATTAATCCCAATAGGGCGCGGACAAAGAGAATTAATTTTAGGAGACCGGCAAACAGGTAAAACTGCCATTGCTTTGGATACTATTGTAAACCAAAAAGACAAAGATGTTATATGTGTTTATTGTGCTATTGGACAAAGGGCTTCTGCAGTGGCGAAAGTAATTGCAGACTTAAAAGAAAATGGAGCCATGGAGTATACCATTGTTATGGTTACAGAAGGAAACGATTCTCCAGGGTTACAATATATTGCTCCCTACGCTGCAACTAGTATCGCTGAGTATTTTATGCAAATAGGCAAGGATGTTCTTATTGTTTATGATGATTTAACGAATCATGCTAGGGCCTATCGTGAGCTTTCCCTTTTACTAAAAAGACCACCCGGACGTGAAGCATTTCCTGGAGATATTTTCTATATCCATTCTCGATTGTTGGAGCGTTCTACGCATTTGAGTGCAGCACTTGGCGGAGGGTCCTTAACAGCGCTCCCTATAATTGAAACAGAGGCACAGAACATATCAGCTTACATTCCTACCAACCTAATTTCAATTACAGATGGTCAAATTTATTTGTCACCTAAACAATTTGAGTTAGGGATTTTACCTGCCGTTGAGGTTGGTAAATCGGTTTCTCGTGTTGGTGGTAAGGCCCAATTACCTGCCTACCGAGCGATTGCAGGCGATTTAAAACTTGGATTTTCTCAATTTGAAGAATTGGAAACTTTTGCTCGTTTTGGTTCTCATTTAGACGAAGAGACAAAAAATGTTATTGAACATGGTAAACGTATTCGGGAGGTTCTAAAACAAAATGAACTACAACCTTTATCTGTAACAGAACAAATAGGGATTCTTCTAGCATTAACTCATGGTCTTTTTGATAGTATAGCATTGGAAAATATGCGTGAAGCAGAAAAGGCGGTCATAAAAAGTATAGCCACGTTACCAGAAGCTATTCAAAAAAGTTTTTATGATCCAGAAGGAGTAAATGATGCAGGAAGAGAAAGTATGTTAACGGCTGCAAAAACGGCACTTGAGGAATTTCAAAAGACAACATAA
- a CDS encoding F0F1 ATP synthase subunit gamma produces the protein MDSLESLTRQITGAKELNSIVRTMKAMAAANIGQYERAMESLDDYWTNVSLGLVAYLKDIGLDNTDTIEKENTKKSEKSICAIVFGSDQGFVGQFNDSLSQNVQESLATHGGKLEIWTVGVRVPLLLADMGMTVTKEFNLPNSINAITNLIGSILLQVEENHENGNIDEYYLFHNHLVNEGSYEQEKSRLFPLDAQWRQEQAQLNWPTQKQPEVIGDSGKLIHRLIREYLFVTLYKTCTESLASENLSRLNAMQRAEKNIEELLDEIGHTYHRLRQSSIDEELFDVVSGFTALKKDKK, from the coding sequence ATGGATTCGCTGGAAAGCTTAACAAGACAGATTACCGGAGCCAAAGAATTAAATTCGATAGTGCGTACCATGAAGGCTATGGCTGCGGCTAATATTGGCCAATATGAAAGAGCTATGGAATCGTTGGATGATTATTGGACTAACGTATCTTTAGGACTAGTAGCCTATTTAAAAGATATTGGGTTGGACAATACGGATACTATAGAGAAGGAGAATACCAAAAAAAGTGAAAAATCTATTTGCGCTATTGTTTTTGGATCAGATCAAGGTTTTGTTGGGCAGTTTAATGATTCCTTATCGCAGAATGTACAAGAGTCTCTAGCTACTCATGGAGGTAAATTAGAAATCTGGACCGTTGGTGTTCGGGTACCTTTATTGCTTGCGGATATGGGGATGACCGTAACCAAAGAGTTTAACCTTCCAAATTCTATTAATGCCATTACCAATCTTATAGGATCAATTTTGTTACAGGTTGAAGAAAATCACGAAAACGGTAACATAGATGAGTATTACCTTTTTCATAACCATTTGGTAAATGAAGGTTCTTACGAGCAGGAAAAATCACGTCTATTTCCATTGGATGCTCAATGGCGTCAGGAGCAAGCACAGTTAAATTGGCCAACTCAAAAACAACCCGAAGTGATTGGAGATAGCGGCAAGCTTATACATCGTTTAATTAGAGAGTATCTTTTTGTTACTCTATACAAAACCTGCACGGAATCGTTAGCAAGTGAAAATTTAAGTAGGTTGAATGCTATGCAACGTGCAGAGAAAAATATTGAAGAATTGTTAGACGAGATAGGGCATACCTATCACAGATTAAGACAAAGCTCTATTGATGAAGAACTTTTTGATGTGGTATCTGGTTTTACAGCCTTGAAGAAGGATAAAAAATAA
- a CDS encoding pyridoxamine 5'-phosphate oxidase family protein, which yields MMDISGSESITILRKNYKGHLAYIVDEKPYVIPITYFFDPEDNSIISYTAEGHKIDAMRKNKHVAIVVEQIESMVNWESAQVHGTFEELEGSSAKQKLHLFTEGIKDIIQRNEHKNVEFIHEFSSKSYTRGNPIVYKINILEITGKRRET from the coding sequence ATGATGGACATATCAGGCAGTGAAAGCATTACTATTCTTAGAAAAAATTATAAAGGGCACTTGGCCTATATCGTAGACGAAAAACCTTATGTGATTCCAATCACCTATTTTTTTGACCCTGAAGACAATAGTATTATAAGCTATACCGCAGAAGGGCACAAAATAGATGCTATGAGAAAAAATAAACATGTTGCTATAGTTGTGGAACAAATTGAATCTATGGTGAATTGGGAATCTGCGCAAGTACATGGTACTTTTGAAGAGCTTGAAGGTAGTTCTGCTAAGCAAAAATTACATCTATTTACAGAAGGTATAAAAGATATTATACAACGAAATGAACATAAAAATGTAGAATTTATTCATGAATTCTCAAGTAAATCATACACTAGAGGAAATCCTATAGTATATAAAATTAATATCCTTGAAATTACTGGGAAGCGTAGGGAGACTTAG
- the eno gene encoding phosphopyruvate hydratase has protein sequence MNSKITAISALEILDSRGNPTLRAYVTLEDGTKTSASVPSGASTGLNEALELRDHEKRYDGKGVQKAVENVNKKIAKALIGMSALDQKNIDYTMIELDGTENKSELGANAILGVSMAVAKAAAVSSNLPLYRYLGGSNTVRIPVPCMNILNGGEHADNSVDFQEFMLVPHGAPNFKEGLRYVAETFHVLKKILKAKGLATSVGDEGGFAPNCGSNEIAIELIIEAVEQAGYAPGIDLSVAIDSAANSFSPNLDNKYDLIKSGAGKMTTDQLIELSGEWLKKYPIISWEDPLSEGDWDGFSKFTKKFGDKIEVVGDDIFVTNRKYISKGIKEKTANSALIKLNQIGSVTETIEAVRMCREAGWRYFLSHRSGETEDTFLADFAVAMDGGHLKSGSACRGERVAKYNRLLEIEHELKGRSEYRWK, from the coding sequence ATGAATTCAAAAATAACAGCTATTTCTGCACTTGAAATTTTAGATTCCCGAGGAAATCCAACATTACGTGCCTATGTCACTTTAGAAGACGGAACAAAAACTTCAGCTTCTGTACCTTCGGGCGCTTCTACCGGTCTGAACGAAGCTTTAGAACTTCGTGATCATGAAAAACGTTACGATGGAAAAGGTGTTCAAAAGGCCGTAGAAAACGTGAATAAAAAAATAGCAAAAGCGCTTATAGGTATGAGTGCTTTGGATCAAAAAAATATTGATTACACCATGATTGAACTAGATGGTACCGAGAATAAATCTGAGCTCGGAGCCAATGCTATTTTGGGTGTTTCCATGGCAGTAGCCAAGGCCGCTGCTGTTTCATCCAACCTACCGCTATATCGTTATTTAGGCGGTTCTAATACGGTGCGTATACCTGTGCCTTGCATGAATATTCTTAACGGTGGCGAACATGCCGATAACAGCGTAGATTTTCAAGAATTTATGTTGGTACCTCATGGAGCTCCAAACTTTAAGGAAGGACTTCGTTACGTTGCGGAAACTTTTCACGTACTCAAAAAAATATTAAAAGCGAAAGGACTAGCCACCAGTGTTGGTGATGAAGGCGGATTTGCACCCAACTGCGGGAGCAATGAAATTGCTATAGAATTAATCATTGAAGCTGTCGAACAAGCGGGGTATGCTCCTGGAATAGATTTATCTGTTGCTATTGATAGTGCTGCCAATTCTTTTTCACCAAATTTAGACAATAAGTATGACCTTATTAAATCTGGTGCTGGAAAGATGACTACTGATCAGCTTATTGAGCTGTCTGGTGAATGGTTAAAAAAATACCCCATTATTTCTTGGGAAGACCCACTTTCTGAAGGCGATTGGGACGGATTTTCAAAATTTACTAAAAAATTTGGAGACAAAATAGAAGTAGTTGGTGATGATATTTTTGTGACCAACAGAAAATATATAAGTAAAGGTATCAAGGAAAAAACAGCGAATTCGGCACTTATAAAATTAAATCAGATCGGTTCAGTTACAGAAACCATAGAAGCGGTACGTATGTGCCGTGAAGCTGGGTGGCGTTATTTTCTATCACATCGCTCAGGGGAAACTGAAGATACTTTTTTAGCAGATTTTGCCGTAGCCATGGATGGCGGACATTTAAAATCAGGTTCCGCTTGTAGAGGCGAACGTGTTGCAAAATACAACCGGTTATTAGAAATAGAACATGAGCTTAAAGGGCGCTCCGAATACCGTTGGAAATAA
- a CDS encoding MlaD family protein encodes MEKSASEKIRLGLFVLIGSVLLILVIYMIGNKQNMFGNTFDLNVTFDNVRGLQNGNNVRYAGISIGTVKDIEMINDTTILVGLLIDNKMQQHIKNNSVANIGSDGLVGSMIINIVPGVGEAPYVKSGDEIKSFSNVATSDMLNTLNVTNENAAVLTAQLLTITRSINEGKGTLGRLLNDTIMGANLNQSLINLKYTSNDAQQTIRKLNALVESFDSKESVVGTLLSDSLSGAKIRNVLNHLENSSIDIENTAKNLNIVVDRINNGDGAINYLATDTTLVRQLQNSMKNVDEGVLKFNENMEALKHNFLTRGYFKKQEKKKEKEQKNE; translated from the coding sequence ATGGAGAAATCAGCATCGGAAAAAATAAGATTAGGCCTTTTTGTTCTCATAGGATCGGTATTGTTAATACTCGTCATCTATATGATTGGAAACAAACAAAATATGTTTGGGAATACCTTTGACCTCAACGTTACTTTTGACAATGTACGTGGACTCCAGAATGGTAACAATGTTCGGTATGCAGGTATTAGCATCGGTACAGTAAAAGATATTGAAATGATCAATGATACGACTATTCTAGTTGGGCTGCTCATTGACAACAAGATGCAACAACATATCAAAAATAATTCAGTTGCCAATATTGGCTCAGATGGTTTAGTGGGGAGTATGATTATTAATATTGTTCCTGGAGTAGGCGAAGCGCCCTATGTTAAATCTGGTGATGAAATAAAGTCTTTTAGCAACGTTGCTACATCAGATATGTTGAACACCTTAAATGTAACCAATGAAAATGCCGCTGTATTAACAGCACAATTACTAACTATTACACGTTCTATAAATGAAGGAAAAGGGACCTTAGGTCGCTTACTTAATGATACCATTATGGGTGCCAATTTAAACCAAAGCTTAATCAACCTTAAATATACAAGTAATGATGCACAACAAACCATACGTAAACTAAATGCACTTGTAGAAAGTTTTGACTCCAAAGAAAGTGTGGTTGGAACCCTATTGAGTGATTCGCTCTCAGGCGCAAAAATTCGTAATGTTTTAAACCATCTCGAAAACTCATCTATAGACATTGAGAATACCGCTAAAAACCTCAACATTGTGGTAGATCGCATTAATAATGGAGATGGTGCTATTAACTACCTGGCTACAGACACCACCTTGGTTCGTCAACTTCAAAACTCCATGAAAAACGTTGACGAAGGAGTTCTAAAGTTTAATGAAAATATGGAGGCCTTAAAACATAATTTTTTAACCCGTGGCTATTTTAAAAAACAGGAAAAAAAGAAAGAGAAAGAGCAAAAAAATGAGTAA
- a CDS encoding ATP-binding cassette domain-containing protein, with protein sequence MEQDIDQKEVIIDIKDLYKSFGDHMVLNGFHMKLYKGENLVVMGKSGSGKSVMIKCLVGLIQPDSGYISVLGKEIKNLDRETLDVLRSDIGFLFQGSALYDSMTVRENLEFPMRRHKEKFDNIKDTTPLVIDALESVGLANTIDLMPEELSGGMQRRVALARTLILQPKIILYDEPTTGLDPITSKEIIELMRNIQIKYGTSSLIITHDMDCARVISDRMILLVDGINYVEGKYTDLIQSNDPKVEAFFKK encoded by the coding sequence ATGGAACAGGATATAGACCAAAAAGAAGTCATTATAGACATCAAAGATCTCTATAAAAGTTTTGGGGACCATATGGTGCTCAACGGGTTTCACATGAAGCTTTACAAGGGCGAAAACCTTGTTGTTATGGGCAAATCCGGCTCTGGAAAATCGGTAATGATAAAATGTTTGGTGGGTTTAATACAACCAGATAGCGGTTACATTTCTGTTTTGGGTAAAGAAATAAAAAACTTAGATCGGGAAACCTTAGATGTACTAAGGTCTGATATTGGCTTTTTGTTTCAAGGGAGTGCGCTTTATGATTCCATGACGGTACGGGAAAATTTAGAATTCCCAATGCGGCGACATAAAGAAAAGTTTGATAATATAAAAGATACCACTCCACTGGTAATAGATGCTTTAGAAAGTGTTGGTCTCGCAAATACAATTGACTTGATGCCTGAAGAATTATCTGGAGGAATGCAACGCAGGGTTGCTTTGGCCCGTACCTTAATTTTACAACCTAAGATTATTCTTTATGATGAACCTACAACTGGTTTGGACCCAATTACATCTAAAGAAATCATTGAGTTAATGCGCAACATACAGATAAAATATGGTACTTCTTCTCTGATCATTACGCATGACATGGATTGTGCTAGGGTCATCTCTGATCGGATGATTTTATTGGTAGATGGTATAAATTATGTCGAGGGTAAATACACAGATTTGATACAATCTAACGACCCTAAAGTAGAAGCTTTTTTTAAAAAATAA